Proteins from a genomic interval of Phyllopteryx taeniolatus isolate TA_2022b chromosome 3, UOR_Ptae_1.2, whole genome shotgun sequence:
- the LOC133475330 gene encoding uncharacterized protein LOC133475330 isoform X1: MVDLKDMRINTNEVFLLSALHPVVFRRLVMFAGFCFGLLALSSLSAASEATCEELLVPVDDLDLVVGKWIYYAGTSDNKDYLNKLQTISSTWMDVTPVANTDNVTLTWGDKVAGKCIFEINTSTYSNLSATVEFHYSSSNETHHERYLKTCPDCLLLFENVTMKSLHLNPIEGRFLILLTKSGRRDDAQLEVFKKQAACLNFQEELHFGESTDLCPEVTVPQENQQ; encoded by the exons ATGGTGGACTTGAAAGATATGCGGATAAACACAAACG AAGTCTTCCTGCTGTCGGCGTTGCATCCAGTTGTCTTCAGACGTCTCGTCATGTTTGCGGGTTTTTGTTTCGGTCTGCTGGCTCTCTCCTCGCTGAGCGCCGCATCGGAAGCGACCTGTGAAGAGCTGCTCGTACCTGTGGACGACCTCGACCTG GTTGTTGGAAAATGGATATATTATGCTGGAACATCAGACAATAAGGATTACTTGAATAAACTTCAAACAATTTCCAGCACCTGGATGGACGTGACCCCGGTGGCCAACACTGATAATGTCACATTAACATGGGGGGACAAAGT AGCTGGAAAGTGCATATTTGAAATCAATACTTCAACTTATTCAAACTTATCGGCAACGGTGGAGT TTCACTACAGCTCTTCTAACGAAACACATCATGAGCGATACCTGAAGACGTGTCCGGACTGCCTCCTcttgtttgaaaatgtgacaatgaagaGCCTTCATTTGAATCCCATAGAAGGCAGATTCCTCATCCTCTTAA CGAAGTCTGGAAGACGAGATGATGCTCAACTGGAAGTTTTCAAGAAACAGGCCGCTTGCCTGAACTTCCAAGAAGAATTGCACTTTGGAGAGAGCACAG ATCTGTGTCCAGAAGTGACTGTTCCTCAAGAAAACCAACAATAA
- the LOC133475330 gene encoding uncharacterized protein LOC133475330 isoform X2, which produces MVDLKDMRINTNVFLLSALHPVVFRRLVMFAGFCFGLLALSSLSAASEATCEELLVPVDDLDLVVGKWIYYAGTSDNKDYLNKLQTISSTWMDVTPVANTDNVTLTWGDKVAGKCIFEINTSTYSNLSATVEFHYSSSNETHHERYLKTCPDCLLLFENVTMKSLHLNPIEGRFLILLTKSGRRDDAQLEVFKKQAACLNFQEELHFGESTDLCPEVTVPQENQQ; this is translated from the exons ATGGTGGACTTGAAAGATATGCGGATAAACACAAACG TCTTCCTGCTGTCGGCGTTGCATCCAGTTGTCTTCAGACGTCTCGTCATGTTTGCGGGTTTTTGTTTCGGTCTGCTGGCTCTCTCCTCGCTGAGCGCCGCATCGGAAGCGACCTGTGAAGAGCTGCTCGTACCTGTGGACGACCTCGACCTG GTTGTTGGAAAATGGATATATTATGCTGGAACATCAGACAATAAGGATTACTTGAATAAACTTCAAACAATTTCCAGCACCTGGATGGACGTGACCCCGGTGGCCAACACTGATAATGTCACATTAACATGGGGGGACAAAGT AGCTGGAAAGTGCATATTTGAAATCAATACTTCAACTTATTCAAACTTATCGGCAACGGTGGAGT TTCACTACAGCTCTTCTAACGAAACACATCATGAGCGATACCTGAAGACGTGTCCGGACTGCCTCCTcttgtttgaaaatgtgacaatgaagaGCCTTCATTTGAATCCCATAGAAGGCAGATTCCTCATCCTCTTAA CGAAGTCTGGAAGACGAGATGATGCTCAACTGGAAGTTTTCAAGAAACAGGCCGCTTGCCTGAACTTCCAAGAAGAATTGCACTTTGGAGAGAGCACAG ATCTGTGTCCAGAAGTGACTGTTCCTCAAGAAAACCAACAATAA
- the LOC133475331 gene encoding uncharacterized protein LOC133475331 — protein MSAQLLVVVLAFTSLSAVAEPAAPDCKELVKPLQLDNHSPIFGKWVLHVGAWDEPGLKSDLVAANSSWIELSASSQSGTISLYWADRLNDNKCLRGSADVTVSGMTSHFTFIINNHTSYHDGKYYSTCSECLLSEDTTLLPDGKSKGRYLFLFTRSGKLEPSELETFKKQAACLKFLPDYHFLDSDLCPDDRKTVATNEGEEPTGSAK, from the exons ATGTCCGCACAGTTGCTGGTCGTCGTGCTCGCCTTCACCTCCTTGAGTGCTGTGGCTGAACCGGCTGCACCTGACTGCAAGGAGCTTGTGAAACCTCTGCAGCTGGACAACCACAGCCCG ATTTTCGGGAAATGGGTTCTCCACGTGGGCGCGTGGGACGAGCCGGGCCTGAAGAGCGACCTGGTGGCAGCGAACAGTTCGTGGATCGAATTGTCAGCCTCCTCGCAGAGCGGGACCATCTCCCTCTACTGGGCTGACCGTCT GAACGACAATAAATGTCTTCGGGGGTCAGCTGATGTCACCGTCTCCGGAATGACCAGTCACTTCACCT TCATCATCAACAACCACACTTCATATCATGACGGCAAATACTACTCAACCTGCTCCGAGTGCCTCCTGTCCGAAGACACGACCCTCCTCCCGGACGGCAAATCGAAGGGCCGTTACCTTTTCCTCTTCA CCCGAAGTGGTAAGCTGGAGCCATCCGAATTGGAGACCTTCAAGAAACAGGCCGCGTGCCTTAAGTTCCTCCCAGACTACCACTTCCTAGACTCag ATCTGTGTCCAGATGACAGAAAGACTGTTGCAACCAATGAGGGGGAGGAGCCTACTGGTTCTGCAAAGTAA
- the LOC133475329 gene encoding uncharacterized protein LOC133475329 isoform X3 produces the protein MFGHFCLGLLALSSLTSSSDLNCEELVVPLDDRKLISGKWIFCVGTSDNQDYLDELETVSSSWIELSPVPDSENFTMTWTDRIAGNCSFDNVTSAFPSSSANVQSHYSTAEEIHAERYLKTCPDCLLLIDNMILKIPHSKPLKGRFFVLFTRSGRLDDAQLEVFKKQAACLKFSRDLHFGNGTDLCPEENQ, from the exons ATGTTTGGTCACTTTTGTTTGGGTCTGCTGGCTCTTTCCTCTCTGACGTCTTCGTCTGATTTGAACTGTGAAGAACTTGTCGTCCCTCTGGATGACCGGAAGCTG ATTTCTGGAAAATGGATATTTTGTGTTGGAACATCAGACAATCAGGATTACTTGGATGAACTCGAAACAGTCAGCAGCTCCTGGATTGAACTCTCACCTGTGCCCGACAGTGAGAACTTCACGATGACCTGGACAGACAGAAT AGCTGGAAACTGCTCTTTTGATAACGTCACTTCCGCTTTTCCGAGCAGCTCTGCAAATGTACAAT CTCACTACAGTACCGCTGAGGAAATACATGCTGAGCGATACCTGAAGACGTGTCCTGACTGCCTCCTCTTGATTGACAACATGATACTGAAGATCCCTCATTCCAAACCCCTGAAAGGCAGATTCTTTGTCCTCTTCA CAAGATCGGGAAGACTCGATGACGCTCAACTGGAGGTTTTCAAGAAACAGGCCGCTTGCCTCAAATTCAGCCGAGATTTGCACTTTGGAAACGGCACCG ATCTGTGTCCAGAAGAGAACCAATAA
- the LOC133475329 gene encoding uncharacterized protein LOC133475329 isoform X2 yields MRETLAVSLCVLTSASKGLPEPVEGRSFVYYIYLFTPREISGKWIFCVGTSDNQDYLDELETVSSSWIELSPVPDSENFTMTWTDRIAGNCSFDNVTSAFPSSSANVQSHYSTAEEIHAERYLKTCPDCLLLIDNMILKIPHSKPLKGRFFVLFTRSGRLDDAQLEVFKKQAACLKFSRDLHFGNGTDLCPEENQ; encoded by the exons ATGCGAGAAAC GTTGGCTGTCTCTCTTTGCGTTCTGACTTCTGCATCCAAAGGTCTTCCAGAACCCGTGGAGGGCCGCAGCTTTGTATATTACATTTATCTCTTTACACCACGAGAA ATTTCTGGAAAATGGATATTTTGTGTTGGAACATCAGACAATCAGGATTACTTGGATGAACTCGAAACAGTCAGCAGCTCCTGGATTGAACTCTCACCTGTGCCCGACAGTGAGAACTTCACGATGACCTGGACAGACAGAAT AGCTGGAAACTGCTCTTTTGATAACGTCACTTCCGCTTTTCCGAGCAGCTCTGCAAATGTACAAT CTCACTACAGTACCGCTGAGGAAATACATGCTGAGCGATACCTGAAGACGTGTCCTGACTGCCTCCTCTTGATTGACAACATGATACTGAAGATCCCTCATTCCAAACCCCTGAAAGGCAGATTCTTTGTCCTCTTCA CAAGATCGGGAAGACTCGATGACGCTCAACTGGAGGTTTTCAAGAAACAGGCCGCTTGCCTCAAATTCAGCCGAGATTTGCACTTTGGAAACGGCACCG ATCTGTGTCCAGAAGAGAACCAATAA
- the LOC133475329 gene encoding uncharacterized protein LOC133475329 isoform X1 produces the protein MLVFSTVRVPCIRRVSLQVTRDKLQFASSRNRNRSDRKGERKGSKKMNYYARNVSETLAVSLCVLTSASKGLPEPVEGRSFVYYIYLFTPREISGKWIFCVGTSDNQDYLDELETVSSSWIELSPVPDSENFTMTWTDRIAGNCSFDNVTSAFPSSSANVQSHYSTAEEIHAERYLKTCPDCLLLIDNMILKIPHSKPLKGRFFVLFTRSGRLDDAQLEVFKKQAACLKFSRDLHFGNGTDLCPEENQ, from the exons atgcttgttttttCTACGGTACGCGTGCCTTGTATACGCCGCGTCTCGCTCCAAGTCACCCGTGACAAGCTCCAGTTTGCGAGCTCCCGCAACCGCAACCGCAGTGACCGCAAGGGCGAGAGAAAAGGTTCAAAGAAGATGAATTATTATGCGAGAAACGTGAGTGAGAC GTTGGCTGTCTCTCTTTGCGTTCTGACTTCTGCATCCAAAGGTCTTCCAGAACCCGTGGAGGGCCGCAGCTTTGTATATTACATTTATCTCTTTACACCACGAGAA ATTTCTGGAAAATGGATATTTTGTGTTGGAACATCAGACAATCAGGATTACTTGGATGAACTCGAAACAGTCAGCAGCTCCTGGATTGAACTCTCACCTGTGCCCGACAGTGAGAACTTCACGATGACCTGGACAGACAGAAT AGCTGGAAACTGCTCTTTTGATAACGTCACTTCCGCTTTTCCGAGCAGCTCTGCAAATGTACAAT CTCACTACAGTACCGCTGAGGAAATACATGCTGAGCGATACCTGAAGACGTGTCCTGACTGCCTCCTCTTGATTGACAACATGATACTGAAGATCCCTCATTCCAAACCCCTGAAAGGCAGATTCTTTGTCCTCTTCA CAAGATCGGGAAGACTCGATGACGCTCAACTGGAGGTTTTCAAGAAACAGGCCGCTTGCCTCAAATTCAGCCGAGATTTGCACTTTGGAAACGGCACCG ATCTGTGTCCAGAAGAGAACCAATAA